From a region of the Pontibacillus yanchengensis genome:
- a CDS encoding YegP family protein, with translation MSANTDSINLYKDTTGRWRWQRKASNGAIVGASTEGYVNKKDCRDNAIRNMVEVSIHE, from the coding sequence ATGTCAGCAAACACAGATTCTATTAATCTCTACAAAGACACTACTGGAAGGTGGCGTTGGCAGAGAAAAGCATCCAATGGTGCTATTGTTGGAGCTTCAACGGAAGGGTATGTTAATAAAAAAGACTGTAGAGACAATGCGATAAGGAATATGGTTGAAGTAAGCATTCATGAATAG
- a CDS encoding carboxypeptidase-like regulatory domain-containing protein, producing the protein MRVKMKIKHLIAVLTGFVGLVALFIFVVSPNVSNSNAQQSEKTDLLAQLEDGNLSDEERWKRIEKDIISLFQIKPYDVYKSPGSTELTSSSENRNEEWIPYIREYIEEIPEQKKLPPQNGYYKEAVEKLAKYYEKKQNWEEATNILNQGMDALPEDTDGYQTFKVQKLLVESYQHPASALEKLNKVKPYEVKGYHYAELLKRQTKLLMDAGQLDEAYEKLTKGMEYLERNHAVLKSIQDRLEAWKNGENLVTYQGKLQTEEGEPLSHAKVFLVNPERKGNSFTEKQSPGAITDEQGHFKIEALPKGDYQLMLAMTLEQVDGYTWPVESDEWLNVKSDMKRNITLPSLIKINSPINDQTVKGDKVEFSWEPVEQAAYYQLHFGIQFEGGGITSTASEHIESNAFEMSKQAFLFQSFGTVWTSTGDGEGKIAPESLLGLSNPNVDMYWYVDAYNEQGEILTSSNGFRLSKEHAAQIPYFHYEKQTLKEADNLLLDGKMDEAFAAYKQKLKQDPEDLHSQRMLYEIISSNRDMSRYEQLQKALPYLKELAERTDLKNYWHQLATHAYLEGDWERYRKYVEKQDESRHAWDGYDWGKYAIVSMKMGNDDESENYFLNSLEEDGSNRFSLSYAMLELHRTGNFEKAKQIVEKYPERSLRSVNWVQRLEGIRSQVEESAETKELFQEGLDRYTSDGHHSFKQWVDQLDNEPLSEFFDTLE; encoded by the coding sequence ATGCGCGTGAAAATGAAGATTAAGCATTTAATAGCTGTTCTGACTGGCTTTGTTGGGTTAGTAGCGTTATTTATTTTCGTCGTGTCACCTAACGTGTCTAATTCCAATGCTCAACAATCGGAAAAAACGGATCTCCTAGCACAGTTAGAAGATGGCAATTTATCGGATGAAGAACGGTGGAAACGGATTGAAAAAGACATCATAAGCTTGTTTCAAATTAAGCCCTATGATGTGTACAAATCTCCGGGTAGCACAGAATTGACAAGTTCTAGCGAAAACAGGAACGAGGAATGGATTCCGTATATTCGTGAATATATAGAGGAAATTCCAGAACAGAAAAAGCTTCCTCCTCAAAATGGTTACTATAAGGAAGCGGTGGAAAAACTGGCGAAATATTATGAGAAGAAGCAAAACTGGGAAGAGGCCACAAATATTCTGAATCAAGGGATGGACGCGTTACCTGAAGATACAGATGGATACCAGACGTTTAAGGTGCAAAAATTACTTGTGGAATCCTACCAACACCCTGCATCTGCTCTGGAAAAGTTGAACAAGGTAAAGCCGTATGAAGTTAAAGGATACCATTACGCTGAACTTTTAAAACGGCAAACAAAGCTTTTGATGGATGCAGGTCAACTGGATGAGGCTTACGAGAAGTTGACGAAAGGGATGGAATATCTGGAGCGGAATCATGCTGTCCTCAAATCCATCCAGGACCGTCTAGAAGCATGGAAGAACGGTGAAAATCTTGTAACCTATCAAGGGAAACTTCAAACAGAGGAAGGGGAGCCGCTTTCCCACGCAAAAGTTTTTCTCGTAAATCCTGAGAGAAAAGGCAACAGTTTTACGGAAAAACAGTCACCTGGCGCAATCACAGATGAACAAGGTCATTTTAAAATTGAAGCTCTTCCTAAAGGGGACTATCAATTGATGCTGGCAATGACGCTTGAACAAGTGGATGGGTACACATGGCCGGTTGAGTCCGATGAGTGGTTAAACGTGAAATCCGATATGAAAAGGAACATCACGCTACCTTCTCTTATCAAAATTAATTCGCCCATTAATGACCAAACAGTAAAAGGGGACAAGGTGGAGTTTTCATGGGAGCCTGTCGAGCAAGCGGCGTATTATCAGCTCCATTTTGGCATTCAATTTGAAGGCGGAGGCATTACCTCTACTGCATCCGAACACATAGAAAGCAATGCGTTCGAGATGTCGAAGCAAGCATTTTTATTCCAATCATTTGGTACAGTTTGGACCTCCACTGGTGATGGAGAAGGAAAAATCGCTCCAGAAAGTTTACTCGGATTGAGCAACCCAAACGTTGATATGTACTGGTATGTGGATGCTTATAATGAGCAAGGAGAAATCCTCACCAGCAGCAACGGCTTCCGATTATCGAAGGAGCACGCAGCGCAGATTCCTTATTTTCATTATGAAAAGCAAACCCTAAAGGAAGCGGACAACCTTTTATTAGATGGAAAAATGGACGAAGCTTTCGCTGCATATAAACAAAAACTAAAGCAGGATCCGGAAGACCTGCACAGTCAGCGTATGCTCTATGAAATCATCTCTTCCAACCGGGATATGTCTCGGTACGAGCAACTCCAAAAAGCATTGCCGTATCTGAAGGAATTAGCAGAACGCACAGATTTGAAAAACTACTGGCACCAACTCGCCACCCATGCCTATCTGGAAGGAGACTGGGAACGGTATAGGAAGTATGTCGAGAAGCAAGACGAGAGTAGGCACGCGTGGGATGGCTATGATTGGGGCAAATATGCCATCGTTTCGATGAAAATGGGCAACGATGATGAGTCTGAGAACTATTTTCTTAACTCCCTCGAGGAAGACGGAAGCAACCGCTTTTCCTTGAGCTATGCGATGCTAGAGCTTCATAGAACAGGTAATTTTGAAAAAGCGAAGCAGATTGTAGAGAAGTACCCAGAAAGAAGCTTGAGAAGCGTCAACTGGGTACAGCGACTAGAAGGGATTCGAAGCCAGGTTGAGGAATCAGCGGAGACAAAAGAGCTGTTCCAAGAGGGTCTGGATCGCTACACATCAGACGGCCATCACTCCTTTAAACAATGGGTAGATCAACTCGACAACGAACCACTTAGCGAGTTCTTTGATACCCTGGAGTGA